In Streptomyces ambofaciens ATCC 23877, a single genomic region encodes these proteins:
- a CDS encoding helix-turn-helix domain-containing protein, with amino-acid sequence MAETLKKGSRVTGAARDKLAADLKKKYDAGASIRALAEETGRSYGFVHRMLSESGVTLRGRGGATRGKKATTA; translated from the coding sequence GTGGCCGAGACTCTGAAGAAGGGCAGCCGGGTGACCGGCGCCGCGCGCGACAAGCTCGCGGCAGACCTGAAGAAGAAGTACGACGCCGGTGCGAGCATCCGGGCGTTGGCCGAGGAAACCGGCCGCTCGTATGGCTTTGTGCACCGCATGCTCAGTGAGTCGGGTGTCACGCTGCGAGGGCGTGGCGGGGCTACCCGGGGCAAAAAGGCCACAACGGCCTGA
- a CDS encoding enoyl-CoA hydratase/isomerase family protein, with protein sequence MASPAHDLGPVLDQDGVRLTVDDAIATVTLTNPAKRNAQSPALWRALAEAGRLLPGSVRVVVLRAEGKSFSAGLDRQAFTPEGFDGEPSFIDLARGGDAELDATITEYQEAFTWWRRSDILSVAAVQGHAIGAGFQLALACDLRVVAEDVQFAMRETSLGLVPDLTGTHPLVSLVGYARALEICATGRFVAAEEAVATGLANIAVPVGQLDGAVHDLVSAVLAAPRDAVIETKALLQGAQHRDYESQRAAERAAQARRLRDLAGLGE encoded by the coding sequence ATGGCTTCGCCCGCCCACGACCTCGGTCCCGTACTCGACCAGGACGGCGTGCGGCTCACCGTCGACGACGCGATCGCCACGGTGACGCTCACCAACCCGGCCAAGCGCAACGCGCAGAGCCCCGCCCTGTGGCGGGCGCTGGCCGAGGCCGGCCGGCTGCTGCCGGGCTCCGTCCGCGTCGTGGTGCTGCGGGCCGAGGGCAAGTCCTTCTCGGCCGGGCTCGACCGGCAGGCGTTCACGCCCGAGGGCTTCGACGGCGAACCGTCGTTCATCGACCTCGCACGGGGTGGTGACGCCGAGCTGGACGCGACCATCACCGAGTACCAGGAGGCGTTCACCTGGTGGCGGCGCAGCGACATCCTGTCGGTCGCCGCCGTGCAGGGGCACGCCATCGGGGCGGGCTTCCAGCTGGCCCTCGCCTGCGACCTGCGGGTCGTCGCGGAGGACGTGCAGTTCGCCATGCGCGAGACCAGCCTCGGCCTGGTGCCGGACCTGACGGGCACGCATCCCCTGGTGTCCTTGGTCGGCTATGCCCGGGCGCTGGAGATCTGCGCGACCGGCCGCTTCGTCGCGGCCGAGGAGGCGGTCGCCACCGGGCTGGCCAACATCGCGGTGCCCGTCGGCCAACTCGACGGCGCCGTGCACGACCTGGTGTCGGCCGTCCTCGCCGCGCCGCGCGACGCGGTCATCGAGACCAAGGCGCTGCTCCAGGGCGCCCAGCACCGGGACTACGAGTCCCAGCGCGCCGCCGAACGCGCCGCCCAGGCACGCCGCCTGCGCGACCTGGCCGGCCTCGGGGAGTAA